Proteins found in one Salinimonas lutimaris genomic segment:
- a CDS encoding energy-coupling factor ABC transporter permease: MSGLQLAALALFGCGVAAAFSPQLISELRQDSYRARALLNAFAILLLINWLRLSLPSSPDIHFLLISALTLTLGFRLALYCATAVLVLMAVVGMTPPAQLGINGLCFVLLPVLLTYLIYAVAFHRLPRHFFSYIFLCAFLPGALTLALSMLLAGQAYLAQGLHSEDVVIHHYYPIILLMIFSRSPAKRYYHDIIGALPARVGVYLS, from the coding sequence GTGAGCGGGCTGCAGCTGGCGGCACTCGCCCTGTTCGGGTGTGGTGTGGCGGCAGCTTTCAGCCCGCAACTGATCAGCGAACTGCGCCAGGATAGTTACCGCGCCCGGGCGCTGCTCAATGCCTTTGCCATCTTACTGCTGATAAACTGGCTGCGCCTTAGCCTGCCATCCAGCCCGGATATTCATTTTTTACTCATCAGCGCACTGACTCTGACGCTGGGATTTCGCCTCGCACTTTATTGTGCGACCGCTGTGCTGGTGCTGATGGCGGTGGTGGGGATGACCCCGCCAGCCCAGCTGGGCATTAACGGGCTGTGTTTTGTATTGCTGCCGGTTTTGCTGACTTATCTCATCTATGCCGTTGCTTTTCACCGGCTTCCCCGGCATTTTTTCAGTTATATCTTTTTATGCGCATTTCTGCCTGGTGCGCTTACCCTTGCGCTATCAATGCTGCTGGCCGGTCAGGCTTACCTCGCCCAGGGCCTGCACAGTGAAGATGTCGTTATCCATCACTATTACCCGATAATTCTGCTGATGATTTTTTCCCGAAGCCCTGCTAAACGGTATTATCATGACATTATTGGTGCTCTACCGGCCCGAGTGGGTGTATACCTTTCATGA
- a CDS encoding HWE histidine kinase domain-containing protein translates to MKDTDIIHTEQTVDLTNCDREPIHLLGRVQAFGCLLALRFDWIIASCSQNTQDYFNTHAEEMMGTPLSQWIDPQLLHDIRSAYQSSSITGKNERLFSRIVERSDSPVDISVHHNGEFIIIELEMITADRSPEESFVRSLLSQFYRAEDSAELIDVTAQQIQLITGYDRVMIYRFLPNGAGEVAAEAKVPDIESFLGLHFPASDIPKQARALYKKNLLRVIYDVNGETHPILPSSVVADSHIDLSFSTLRAVSPIHLEYLRNMGVNASLSVSLIVNGELWGLIACHHYSPKVPSYFMRTELELFAEIFALELSSRLTREQEAETNRLRDVHDHIMATMGSRGTLLELLEMQFATMRKLIDCDGIAAVVDGEQRSQGRTLPVERISDIQRYLNRQASSEVLTCQCLADEISGYDTSAYHIAGVLAIPISKSPRDYLLFYRSAQSQTVNWAGNPEKPVELGPNGARLVPRSSFELWQQIHDDRCKEWSVQDKRSGESLRVTLLEVIIRHFQERDDIQRQASRKHEVLISELNHRVRNILNLVNAIVMQTEHGDRDVAEFIEVLTGRLIALSSAHDQLTASSWSTVSFRHLLDTEIKAYNAERGHVKLQGPDVSLKPEATTPIVLVIHELFTNAAKYGALSNSQQNGEVTIRWTADEHKGLVIQWRESGGPVVQPPAREGFGMTLIQSVIPHELVGSVDVQFLPSGVEAQLTIPARFLNQREIQSIHFENSEDSPKSNQLTLPQTALIVEDSLVIALDLKKKLKNAGIETVGVAGNTSNGRQYLLSRKPEVLISDIHLGSETAIPLVEQAVDSGIPCIIVSGYGDEMQLPETLQDVTVLTKPVSHEALIQALSDLTGQTK, encoded by the coding sequence ATGAAAGATACTGATATTATTCACACTGAGCAAACAGTTGATCTTACTAACTGTGACCGGGAACCCATTCATTTGTTGGGCCGGGTTCAGGCATTTGGCTGCCTGCTTGCTCTGCGGTTTGACTGGATTATTGCGTCCTGCTCGCAAAATACCCAAGACTACTTTAACACTCATGCCGAAGAGATGATGGGAACGCCACTTAGCCAGTGGATAGACCCGCAACTGCTGCATGATATACGTTCAGCGTATCAGTCCTCCAGCATAACCGGTAAAAATGAGCGTTTGTTCAGCCGAATCGTTGAACGCTCGGACAGCCCGGTCGATATTTCGGTGCATCACAATGGTGAGTTTATCATTATTGAACTGGAAATGATCACCGCTGACCGCAGTCCTGAAGAATCCTTTGTCCGTTCCCTGCTCAGCCAGTTTTATCGCGCTGAAGACAGTGCAGAGCTGATAGATGTGACTGCACAGCAAATCCAGCTTATTACCGGCTATGACCGGGTGATGATCTATCGCTTTTTGCCCAATGGCGCCGGAGAGGTTGCCGCAGAGGCAAAAGTGCCGGACATCGAAAGCTTTCTGGGGCTGCATTTTCCGGCCTCTGATATTCCAAAGCAGGCGCGGGCACTGTACAAAAAAAATCTGTTGCGGGTCATTTACGATGTCAATGGTGAGACCCATCCTATCTTGCCGTCGTCAGTGGTAGCAGATAGCCATATTGATTTATCGTTTTCGACCTTACGGGCAGTGTCACCGATTCATCTGGAATACCTGCGCAATATGGGCGTTAATGCATCCTTGTCGGTAAGTTTGATCGTCAATGGCGAGTTGTGGGGGCTCATTGCCTGTCATCACTACAGCCCTAAAGTGCCATCCTATTTCATGCGCACCGAGCTGGAACTGTTTGCTGAAATTTTTGCCCTTGAGCTTTCATCCCGGCTGACCCGGGAGCAGGAAGCCGAGACTAATCGCCTGCGGGATGTGCACGACCACATTATGGCTACCATGGGCAGCCGGGGCACTTTACTGGAACTACTCGAAATGCAGTTTGCCACCATGCGTAAACTCATTGACTGCGACGGGATTGCAGCGGTTGTCGATGGTGAACAGCGAAGCCAGGGGCGCACCTTGCCGGTGGAGCGTATTTCGGACATTCAACGTTACCTTAATCGTCAGGCGTCCAGCGAGGTGCTGACCTGCCAGTGTCTGGCTGATGAAATCAGCGGTTATGATACCAGCGCTTACCATATTGCCGGTGTGCTAGCTATTCCTATCTCCAAAAGTCCCCGGGATTACCTGCTGTTTTATCGCAGTGCCCAGTCACAAACTGTCAATTGGGCCGGCAATCCGGAAAAGCCAGTTGAACTGGGTCCTAACGGCGCCCGGCTGGTGCCCCGATCCAGTTTTGAATTATGGCAACAGATTCATGATGACCGCTGCAAAGAATGGTCCGTACAGGATAAGCGCAGCGGTGAGTCGCTGCGGGTAACCTTGCTTGAAGTGATTATTCGTCACTTTCAGGAACGCGACGATATCCAGCGCCAGGCGTCACGTAAACACGAAGTGCTGATTTCAGAACTGAATCACCGTGTGCGTAATATACTTAATCTGGTTAATGCTATTGTCATGCAAACCGAGCACGGTGACCGGGATGTGGCTGAATTTATCGAAGTGCTGACCGGTCGCCTGATTGCACTTTCGTCCGCCCATGATCAGCTTACAGCATCATCCTGGTCTACTGTGTCATTTCGCCATTTGCTGGATACTGAAATTAAAGCCTACAACGCTGAGCGCGGCCATGTAAAATTGCAGGGTCCGGATGTATCATTGAAACCCGAGGCTACCACCCCCATTGTGCTGGTGATTCATGAACTGTTTACCAATGCCGCCAAATATGGCGCGTTATCAAACTCACAGCAGAATGGCGAGGTCACCATCAGGTGGACAGCCGATGAGCATAAAGGGTTAGTGATTCAGTGGCGTGAAAGCGGGGGACCAGTGGTTCAACCACCCGCCCGGGAAGGCTTTGGTATGACGCTGATTCAAAGTGTGATTCCCCACGAACTGGTGGGCAGTGTGGATGTACAGTTTTTGCCCAGTGGCGTCGAGGCGCAGCTGACTATTCCTGCCCGTTTTCTCAATCAGCGGGAAATACAGTCTATTCACTTTGAAAATAGTGAAGATTCACCAAAGAGTAATCAACTGACACTACCGCAAACCGCTTTAATCGTAGAAGATAGTCTGGTCATTGCGCTGGATCTTAAGAAAAAACTGAAAAATGCGGGTATTGAGACAGTCGGGGTTGCGGGAAATACCAGTAACGGTCGTCAGTATTTATTAAGCAGAAAACCAGAGGTGCTTATCTCTGACATCCATCTTGGAAGTGAGACCGCGATTCCCCTGGTGGAGCAGGCGGTAGATAGTGGCATCCCCTGTATTATCGTCAGTGGTTACGGTGATGAAATGCAACTCCCGGAGACGTTGCAAGATGTTACTGTATTGACCAAACCGGTTTCACATGAAGCGCTGATACAGGCGCTCAGCGACCTAACTGGACAAACAAAGTAA
- a CDS encoding two-component system response regulator, which produces MNVLAGKRLLIVEDTTIAATFLARELKNMQVDVVGLARSATQALEMTDRFRPHLILMDINLADGSSGIDAAGQISERYAIPVVFTTSYSDEETLSRAMETSPYGYVVKPFDAKTIRVTCETALRRFALERHAKSTENRLLAAVEGSRLGIEDVHDGEASFTFDGALSLQHRFGASTELLLADFLNLFAESERAEVEQSLHASSSLHKRIAVDNGGRWLDIVFTGLHMQNNTVHIDAVLDVTEHKRPEKSLKLTSVMQKHLAKGVALLDSAGNVIACNPGFLAVLDMEQSQITGKKLTAFLEPKNTTKPTFGQNEEFNQKVILVNKHGDKIAVILTVSHLSAGSAEQFIATVTDTRELLKTEQSLEALAFTDTLTGVGNRNYLKLMLGESVYRSAINALVFIDLDGFKQINDQYGHDVGDEVLCECALRLKHALREQDTLIRHGGDEFVILIQQTENLEQLGQRLLRLFKDPVQIRHLELLVTASIGIAQSNSELSSNDLLQRADIAMYEAKKGGKNRAELYQETFSKAVEYRLFVEQGLMNAIVNQELYSLYQPIVDNQGEIVALEALCRWRNHQHGDINPASFIPIAEETGLINELGLKMLREVCIAHNLLAEAGLGHIRIHVNVSILQLNSTSLIKQFIEFLDEFEVSPADLVLEVTESATHDINTRRVLRELHGMGFVLAVDDFGSGYASLAELSEPYTQIVKLDKSLIPNDNEPERKRIIVDSLVQLCTRLGKQVLLEGIENAAQAEFARFAGCDLMQGFYYHQPMSINSLLANLKIQQDKQPA; this is translated from the coding sequence ATGAATGTACTGGCTGGTAAGCGGCTACTGATTGTTGAAGACACCACCATTGCCGCGACATTTTTAGCCAGGGAGCTAAAAAATATGCAGGTGGATGTGGTAGGGCTGGCGCGCTCTGCCACCCAGGCGCTGGAGATGACCGATAGGTTCCGGCCCCACCTGATACTCATGGATATTAATCTGGCTGATGGCAGCAGCGGGATTGATGCTGCCGGCCAGATAAGTGAACGTTACGCAATACCTGTGGTGTTCACCACCTCCTATTCGGATGAAGAAACCTTGAGCCGCGCGATGGAAACCTCGCCATACGGTTATGTGGTAAAACCGTTTGACGCCAAAACCATCCGGGTCACCTGTGAAACTGCGCTGCGTCGGTTTGCGCTGGAGCGTCATGCAAAAAGCACTGAGAACCGACTGCTGGCTGCGGTAGAGGGCTCACGCCTGGGCATTGAGGATGTGCATGATGGTGAGGCATCATTTACTTTTGATGGCGCACTGAGTCTGCAGCACCGTTTTGGCGCTTCCACTGAGCTGTTGCTAGCTGATTTTCTGAATCTGTTTGCCGAAAGCGAGCGGGCCGAAGTCGAGCAAAGCCTGCACGCGTCATCGTCGTTACACAAACGCATTGCGGTGGATAACGGAGGGCGCTGGCTGGATATCGTGTTTACCGGTTTGCATATGCAGAACAACACGGTTCATATCGACGCGGTGCTGGATGTGACCGAACACAAGCGGCCTGAAAAAAGTCTCAAGCTGACCTCGGTCATGCAAAAGCATCTGGCTAAAGGGGTCGCGCTGCTTGATAGCGCCGGCAATGTAATCGCCTGTAATCCTGGTTTTCTGGCAGTGCTGGATATGGAGCAATCACAGATAACAGGGAAAAAACTGACCGCATTTCTGGAGCCCAAAAACACTACAAAGCCAACGTTCGGCCAGAATGAAGAATTTAATCAAAAAGTGATATTGGTCAATAAACACGGCGATAAAATTGCGGTCATACTGACGGTAAGCCATTTATCGGCCGGCTCTGCTGAGCAGTTTATTGCCACCGTGACCGATACCCGGGAGCTACTGAAAACAGAACAATCACTGGAAGCATTGGCGTTTACCGATACCCTGACCGGGGTAGGCAATCGTAATTATCTGAAGCTGATGCTTGGCGAGTCGGTTTATCGCAGCGCCATCAATGCACTGGTTTTTATTGATCTTGACGGATTCAAGCAAATTAACGATCAATACGGGCATGATGTGGGAGACGAGGTGTTATGCGAATGTGCCCTGCGCTTAAAACACGCGTTGCGAGAACAGGATACCCTGATTCGTCACGGTGGCGATGAGTTTGTCATCCTGATCCAGCAGACCGAGAATCTGGAGCAGTTAGGCCAGCGTTTATTGCGCTTATTTAAAGACCCGGTTCAGATTCGTCATTTAGAGCTGTTAGTTACCGCCAGTATCGGTATAGCACAAAGTAACAGTGAGTTGTCGAGTAACGATTTACTTCAGCGTGCGGATATTGCCATGTACGAAGCGAAAAAAGGCGGCAAAAACCGCGCTGAACTGTATCAGGAGACCTTCAGCAAGGCGGTGGAATATCGCTTGTTTGTAGAGCAGGGGCTGATGAATGCTATTGTTAACCAGGAGCTGTATTCACTGTATCAGCCGATTGTTGATAATCAGGGCGAGATAGTGGCGCTGGAGGCTCTGTGTCGCTGGCGTAACCATCAGCATGGTGATATCAATCCGGCATCGTTTATTCCCATTGCTGAGGAAACAGGTCTTATCAACGAGCTGGGCCTGAAAATGCTGCGAGAAGTTTGCATTGCCCACAACTTGCTGGCTGAAGCCGGGCTTGGGCACATCCGCATTCATGTCAATGTGTCTATCCTGCAGCTTAATTCCACCTCACTAATAAAACAGTTTATTGAATTTCTCGATGAGTTTGAGGTCAGTCCGGCTGACCTGGTACTGGAAGTGACCGAATCGGCCACCCATGATATTAATACCCGCCGGGTGCTGCGTGAACTCCATGGTATGGGTTTTGTGTTGGCGGTGGATGATTTCGGTTCCGGCTACGCATCGCTGGCCGAGCTGAGTGAACCATACACGCAAATTGTAAAACTGGATAAATCGCTTATTCCCAATGATAACGAACCCGAGCGTAAGCGTATTATCGTTGATTCGCTGGTTCAGTTATGTACCCGTCTGGGTAAGCAGGTGTTACTGGAAGGGATAGAGAATGCGGCCCAGGCCGAATTTGCCCGGTTTGCCGGTTGCGATTTGATGCAGGGGTTTTACTATCATCAGCCAATGTCCATCAACAGTTTGCTCGCCAACCTCAAAATACAGCAGGACAAACAACCTGCCTGA
- a CDS encoding DUF2750 domain-containing protein, translated as MFPETVTPSLNEAVVKQAASLEPEERQALLLQYVKKADALWSLAGAEGYVMLEPQQDAEAFSALLPVWPHQDLVGLWQRSDMPDARPVSISLTDFMQTWLPGLAKNGVGLVIFPVGEGQSGMVLSAEELEQSLLEE; from the coding sequence GTGTTTCCAGAAACTGTAACCCCATCCCTGAATGAAGCGGTGGTAAAACAAGCCGCATCACTTGAGCCAGAAGAGCGCCAGGCCCTGCTTCTGCAATATGTAAAAAAAGCCGATGCACTGTGGTCGCTGGCCGGAGCAGAAGGTTATGTGATGCTGGAGCCGCAGCAGGATGCAGAAGCATTCTCTGCCTTATTGCCGGTGTGGCCGCATCAGGACCTGGTCGGGTTATGGCAGCGCAGTGATATGCCTGATGCCCGGCCGGTATCAATCAGTCTGACAGATTTTATGCAAACCTGGCTGCCGGGGCTGGCTAAAAATGGCGTGGGTCTGGTTATCTTTCCGGTAGGGGAAGGGCAAAGCGGCATGGTGCTAAGTGCTGAAGAGCTTGAGCAAAGCCTGCTGGAGGAATAA
- a CDS encoding SufE family protein, with protein MAHDRFLPLASSVYRAKGWDNVTRAIMLAGKALTRPDAQWLTDNHLVDGCESQVWLVIDNGHIVAWSDAKIVRGVVALVVEKANTLNMADMASFDFATYLAELGLERHLSQSRADGINQVIRQLRHLAARQLA; from the coding sequence ATGGCCCACGACCGCTTCCTTCCGCTAGCTTCCAGTGTGTATCGTGCTAAGGGCTGGGATAATGTGACCCGCGCCATCATGCTGGCCGGTAAAGCGCTCACCAGGCCAGATGCGCAGTGGCTAACTGACAATCATCTGGTGGATGGGTGTGAGTCTCAGGTCTGGCTGGTGATAGACAACGGGCACATTGTGGCTTGGTCTGACGCCAAAATTGTTCGTGGTGTTGTGGCGCTTGTGGTGGAAAAAGCAAACACCCTGAATATGGCGGATATGGCCAGTTTTGATTTTGCCACGTATCTGGCCGAGCTGGGGCTGGAAAGACATTTAAGTCAGTCACGGGCCGATGGAATCAATCAGGTTATCCGGCAGCTTAGACACCTGGCCGCCCGACAGCTAGCCTGA
- a CDS encoding PilZ domain-containing protein, with protein sequence MDTMSLEEKQAQFDEFFIIRHNLKINIKPLPDDTAVPRQADLEEAMPYAFKIAGEMAELDAAALRPLRNLGDHASALAEYLNHQSKKIDLMMSFILQQQDEPEYRRTTIKFGGGGVVVSSPTPLDVGTWAEIKLFLTEEAAAIFCFGEVIACQRDEDDYHIAFIFNRIREQDQELLVRASLHLQTLQLRQRAQNRQEDV encoded by the coding sequence ATGGATACGATGTCGCTGGAAGAAAAACAGGCACAGTTTGATGAGTTTTTCATCATTCGTCATAACCTGAAAATCAATATTAAACCGTTACCTGATGACACTGCGGTGCCTCGCCAGGCCGATTTGGAAGAAGCGATGCCCTACGCATTTAAAATTGCCGGGGAAATGGCCGAGCTGGACGCAGCAGCACTGCGCCCGCTGCGAAATCTGGGCGATCATGCCAGTGCTCTGGCGGAATACCTGAATCATCAGTCAAAGAAGATAGATCTGATGATGTCATTTATTCTCCAGCAACAAGATGAACCAGAATATCGGCGAACCACTATTAAGTTCGGTGGCGGCGGTGTTGTGGTAAGCAGCCCGACCCCACTAGACGTAGGTACCTGGGCAGAGATCAAATTGTTTTTAACTGAAGAGGCCGCAGCAATTTTCTGCTTTGGGGAAGTTATTGCTTGTCAGCGTGACGAGGATGATTACCATATAGCCTTTATTTTTAACCGCATTCGCGAACAGGATCAGGAACTTCTGGTTAGAGCCAGCTTGCACTTGCAAACACTGCAGTTACGGCAACGAGCCCAGAACCGGCAGGAAGATGTCTGA
- a CDS encoding lipoprotein-releasing ABC transporter permease subunit, translated as MFQPISAFIAWRYSRAGKHNSFVAFINRFSVAGIALGLMALIVVVSVMNGLQGQLKSRVLGLLPHIVVSHSDAVQPGQLAALPGVDKIMPFTETAGVLQSRKALRGVQVQGVVPAAMRDSVLDQHLQNGRLSLLEPDSFNVIISQSLRQQLQVNVGDTLRVLVAGASVYTPFGRLPSQKLVTIAGVHQVGSRIDDSIIFMHREDVARLLRQRADAPADSRLFLTDAFNYRDTVSRLDEMGLSSTNWRARQGTLFDAVQMEGNMMFLMLALIIAVAAFNIVSALVMVVSEKQGDIAILQTQGLSPAGIMTIFMLNGVFNGVRGGAIGLALGLLLALQMNNIIELSGIELALSADGNGIPVDVRWSQVLFCTLFSLSLCFLASLYPAYRAMQTTPAAALQND; from the coding sequence ATGTTTCAGCCCATTTCTGCATTTATCGCCTGGCGTTATTCCAGAGCCGGCAAACACAATAGCTTTGTTGCTTTTATTAACCGTTTTTCTGTGGCCGGTATTGCTCTGGGGTTGATGGCATTAATCGTAGTCGTGTCTGTCATGAATGGCTTGCAGGGTCAGCTTAAGTCCCGGGTTCTGGGACTGTTGCCACACATCGTGGTCAGTCACAGCGACGCGGTGCAGCCCGGGCAACTGGCCGCTTTGCCCGGCGTAGATAAAATCATGCCCTTTACCGAAACCGCAGGGGTGCTGCAGTCACGTAAAGCGTTACGGGGCGTGCAGGTTCAGGGCGTTGTACCGGCTGCCATGCGCGACTCGGTACTGGATCAGCATTTGCAAAACGGGCGCTTAAGCCTGCTTGAGCCAGACAGTTTTAACGTCATTATCAGTCAGTCATTGCGTCAGCAATTACAGGTGAACGTGGGCGATACCCTGCGTGTGCTGGTGGCAGGAGCCAGCGTATACACCCCGTTTGGCCGCTTGCCCAGTCAGAAACTGGTGACCATCGCGGGCGTTCACCAGGTGGGCTCGCGTATAGATGATAGTATCATTTTTATGCACCGGGAGGATGTGGCCCGGCTGCTGCGCCAGCGGGCTGACGCGCCTGCTGACAGCCGCCTGTTTTTAACTGATGCCTTTAACTATCGGGACACAGTATCCCGGCTGGATGAGATGGGACTGTCGAGCACAAACTGGCGGGCCAGACAGGGTACCCTGTTTGATGCTGTACAGATGGAAGGGAATATGATGTTTTTAATGCTGGCGCTGATTATTGCAGTGGCCGCCTTTAACATTGTTTCTGCGCTGGTGATGGTGGTCAGTGAAAAGCAGGGCGACATTGCCATTTTACAAACCCAGGGCCTGAGCCCAGCCGGTATTATGACGATATTTATGTTAAACGGGGTGTTTAACGGTGTGCGCGGTGGGGCCATTGGCCTGGCGCTGGGCTTGTTACTGGCCTTGCAAATGAACAACATTATCGAGCTGTCGGGCATCGAGCTGGCGCTGTCAGCAGACGGCAACGGTATTCCGGTCGATGTGCGCTGGTCTCAGGTCCTGTTCTGTACCCTGTTTTCATTGTCGCTATGTTTTCTGGCCAGTTTGTATCCGGCGTACCGCGCTATGCAGACCACGCCGGCCGCAGCATTACAAAACGACTAG
- a CDS encoding biliverdin-producing heme oxygenase, with amino-acid sequence MNNLLSELKRGTSESHTLLEATYPFNTLMDKTQFSTQAYQHNLMILASFHHAVLQYIAKNPISGTIEDMLNGPAIIEALKQDLAEMGGVTQLPRFLSLPSPAHPSDTAACSYVWMGSSMGARQILKWLEHPEYAHLPTRYYQQMGRCGSQWARFRAQDIWQALTCTKQQTRCISTANLLFTGLRETAVALTTGHPA; translated from the coding sequence ATGAACAATTTATTAAGTGAACTTAAACGTGGGACCAGTGAGTCTCACACGCTTCTGGAAGCCACTTATCCTTTCAATACTTTGATGGATAAAACGCAGTTCAGTACCCAGGCTTATCAACATAATTTAATGATTTTAGCGAGTTTTCATCATGCTGTCTTACAGTATATAGCAAAAAATCCGATTTCCGGTACGATTGAAGACATGCTCAACGGCCCGGCCATCATTGAGGCATTAAAACAGGATCTTGCCGAGATGGGAGGTGTGACTCAATTACCAAGATTTCTTTCCCTGCCGTCACCGGCGCACCCCTCAGATACCGCTGCCTGCAGCTATGTTTGGATGGGTTCGTCAATGGGTGCCAGACAAATTCTGAAATGGCTGGAACACCCTGAATATGCGCACCTGCCTACCCGGTATTACCAGCAAATGGGCCGGTGCGGCAGCCAGTGGGCCAGATTCAGGGCGCAGGATATCTGGCAGGCATTAACCTGCACTAAGCAACAAACCCGTTGTATATCAACAGCCAACCTATTGTTTACAGGGCTCAGGGAGACCGCCGTAGCGTTAACTACCGGGCATCCGGCCTGA
- a CDS encoding phosphoribosyltransferase: MKKNFITSQSLLEDSFRLAAKVYEDGFRPDFIIGIWRGGAPIGIAVQEFFEFKNTSTDHIAVRTSSYYGINQQSKEIRVHGLHYLVENANANDKLLIVDDVFDSGRSVDALINQINKLMRLNMPKDIRIACPWYKPQNNKTDIVPDYYINQSDEWLVFPHEIAGLSEEEIRAGKTELSGVMDVLFKD; encoded by the coding sequence ATGAAAAAGAATTTTATTACATCCCAGTCGCTTCTTGAGGACTCGTTTCGTCTTGCGGCCAAGGTATACGAAGACGGTTTTCGTCCGGACTTCATCATTGGCATCTGGCGCGGTGGTGCACCTATCGGTATTGCAGTGCAGGAATTTTTTGAATTCAAAAACACCTCTACGGATCACATTGCTGTGCGCACCTCTTCGTATTACGGCATTAACCAGCAGTCCAAAGAGATTCGTGTTCACGGCCTGCATTACCTGGTTGAAAATGCGAACGCCAACGACAAACTATTGATTGTGGATGATGTGTTTGATTCTGGCCGCAGTGTAGATGCGCTGATTAACCAAATTAATAAACTGATGCGTCTTAACATGCCAAAGGACATTCGTATTGCCTGTCCGTGGTACAAGCCACAGAACAATAAAACCGACATCGTACCGGATTACTACATTAACCAGAGTGACGAATGGCTGGTGTTTCCGCATGAAATTGCCGGACTGAGCGAAGAAGAAATCCGCGCCGGTAAAACCGAGTTATCAGGGGTGATGGACGTCTTGTTTAAAGACTGA
- the xthA gene encoding exodeoxyribonuclease III, with protein sequence MKFISFNINGIRARLHQLQAIIDKHQPDVIGLQEIKVHNEQFPVEAIEDMGYHVYFHGQKSHYGVAFLTRQKPDSVQYGFPTDDEEAQRRMIMMTFSAGRTKPLTVLNGYFPQGENREHETKFPAKRKFYQDLMSYLTGHHTSDDDVVIMGDLNISPQDLDIGIGEQNRKRWLRTGKCSFLPEEREWIDTLYQWGLTDSFRDQHPDTDDQFSWFDYRSKGFLDNRGLRIDHILATAGLHQSLTETGIDYELRGIEKPSDHAPIWAVYQD encoded by the coding sequence ATGAAATTTATCTCGTTTAATATCAATGGCATTCGCGCCCGGCTTCACCAGTTACAGGCTATCATTGATAAACATCAACCCGATGTTATCGGGCTACAGGAAATCAAAGTTCACAATGAACAGTTTCCGGTTGAGGCGATAGAGGACATGGGCTATCACGTGTATTTTCATGGCCAGAAAAGCCATTACGGCGTGGCGTTTCTGACCAGGCAAAAGCCAGACAGCGTGCAATACGGTTTTCCCACCGATGATGAAGAAGCCCAGCGCCGGATGATCATGATGACGTTTTCTGCCGGGCGCACAAAGCCGCTGACGGTGCTAAATGGCTACTTCCCGCAAGGGGAAAACCGTGAACATGAAACTAAGTTTCCGGCCAAGCGAAAATTTTATCAGGACCTGATGAGCTATTTAACCGGCCACCATACCTCAGATGACGATGTGGTTATTATGGGAGACCTGAACATTTCCCCGCAGGACCTGGACATTGGTATTGGCGAGCAAAACCGCAAACGCTGGCTGCGTACCGGCAAGTGCAGTTTTCTGCCTGAAGAGCGCGAGTGGATCGATACCCTGTACCAGTGGGGCCTGACAGACAGCTTCCGCGACCAGCATCCGGATACCGATGATCAGTTCAGCTGGTTTGATTATCGTTCAAAAGGGTTTCTGGACAATCGTGGCCTGCGTATTGACCATATTCTGGCTACCGCAGGGCTACATCAAAGCCTGACCGAAACCGGCATCGACTATGAGCTGCGCGGCATAGAAAAGCCTTCTGATCACGCGCCCATCTGGGCGGTGTACCAGGACTGA